TGCAATGTAAAATGATCATCAAACCCAAAAACAGAGAGTTCAAATCAGATGCAACATTAATTATATGCTTGATTATCTTGAAATCACAGATCAATTTACCTAAGcacattttaaattaataaacaaataaggAATCCAGGTAATTTCTTCTAACATTTACATCCATGTTCCACTCCACAGCTATCCTGTAAGAGGCTGCTACTGTTTGAATGTATCTCATAGTGTTATCATTTATAAGCTTCTGCTATGGAAAATTGTCATATCAGGGACCAAAGAGCCATTTTTCACTCAAACTACTAGGTCTGCGAAGTCTTGCCTCTAAAACTTGTATATGACTACACACTGCAAACTAACTCTTTTTTCATTAAACAGATCCACCGAGGAAAACTTAATCTATAATCACCCAGGAATAGTTGTAACAGACAGCTTAACAGATATAAGTTTAAACAATTTAAATCTATGCAGAGACGCAAGGGGCCAATAATTATGTGTTATCCGGTCATTGACCAAATAACAACACACAGGAAGATATATCTCTATTCATCCACTTCTTCAAGAACACAAGATGATATTCGCTGCCATATATTCATCATCCAAAATGACTAAAACTTCCGCATTTCAAGCACAGTCTAAATACTGTTGCCAGATAGTTCTCACTTTCTGAGGGTGACACTCCTAAAATTTAAGGCATGACTACCAAGATTTTCTTGAGTTCTTTTGTGTGTATACTGTATATAACTGAAAGAAGAAAGGGCACCTTTTTTAGAACCTAATGATTGATAAAGCTTACCATTTATACAACTAAAAATTTACCAGATGATACATTTCCCTTCCTTgttatttctttatatatatatatatatatatattctgtgtttctttctctttgttttgtgCCATCCAAAATACTTTAACTACCAGCTTTGTGTATACCAAGAGGAAAGTTTGGGCAACCTGAATAAAAGACAAAGGAATTTAACTTCCagcttcctccctttctctccccTTGCCATGCAACTATGCAACCCTGTAAAGTTCCAACTTCGGGTGCATAAAGGCGTGCACTACAGAGTACAAACAGAATAATAGCAGCATCTCTAGGAGATTTTGGATCAGTATCAGATGAAACGAAGTAAATTATTTCAAAACTAAGTAGATATCATTGCTCTTATTATGATCTCCGCTACTGTGAAAAATGAGCAAACGGCAGTAGCAGCAAAGTTTGAGCCAATTTAGAGTTGCACACTGCAAAGTCATTACTGCTGGGAGACATTCTAATACTTGTGAAATCAACTCAGCAGTAGACATTAAATCATGTGGCGTGTTCTCCCAATATACCACCTATGATGTAAATTTATGAAAACTGAAACTCTAATATTTGATTCTTTCACATTTTTTCTCCAATTTCCCTAAACCAAAAACCAAGGTAATTCTACAAGTTCCTTCTCTTACTCACAAAGGAATTACAAGTATCGCCTCTTGCCCATTCTACAAATGAGTGCCATAATTTGTTTTGTCAATCTGGCAAAGTTTCTACACAACACTGTTCCACTTTTCCTTAGAAGTCAAAGCTTTGGCAAAAATTCCAACCATTGAAAGTAAGAGCCATCTAAGTATAATTCTTAATCTTTCCAATCAAAGGCTTACAATGAAATTTCAGGACAAATATTTTACAAAAGACATGGATCATATAAAACAAAACTGTCATCGCCAGtaacacaaattcaaaaaaaaaagcaagaaataATCACAATTTATCCTTCAACGTCAATGGATTCATATTACTTCAGTAGCACATGATAACAGCATGAATATATTAAGTACATGCAACATAAGTGCATGGTGAAAAGAAGTTACACAGATCAAAAGACATCAAAGTCTGCATTCCACACACCATAACTCCAAATTAAAATACTTACAGAACCAGAGAAACTTCCCCCAAGTTGTGGCTTTTCATTTTGGGTTTTATCACTACAGAGCACAGTCGATGACACCGAAAAAACATCATAACATGGCTCAATGCGTTTAAACTGAGCATCCCAGTCTTCTTCAACAACATTCGGTTCCACATCTTCCAACGGGAAATCTAAAAAGCTGAAGACATCATCAAAAGCCTCGTCGGACAGGCCATTAAAATTCTTCTCGAAAAACCAAGAGTCCTTCATATTATTACCAACATCCTGCTCCACAATATTACAATTCATACAAATGACATCAAATTATAAGCATTATCATCTCTTGCTTTATTACATTATATCATACCTCAAAACGAAAAAGTAACAAGACAAAGTTACAAACTATTGATTATCCGTAGAAAATTAGCCACAAATTAAGAATTTATTCTAAAAGCATGGTATAAATGTAAGGGAATGTTATCTTGTCAGGTCCAAATTGTTCACCTTGAAATTAACCTAGTAACAGTGAAATTATGCgtattttatattcataaaaaatacaaaaagcaaaataaaaccCAGCTAAAAAGGTCAGTCTTTCACATTTGCCATCAATTTGCAGAAAAAAATAATCTATGCCCACATGAAATAATGGAGAACGCATGCAATATATAGTGATAAAACAGAGGgaggaaaataaaaagaacacaaaataagaagaaaagggAGGCGCTTTGAAAGTACCTCAGACATGGTTTTGCTTCAGTGAGGAAATGGAGCACATTGCTCAGTGAATCAGTGATAATGAAAATGGCGACAGAGTCTGAAGATTAATCTGACAGAACGCACAAAAGATCAAAGGGAAATGAGATTCCTTTGAATCTCTTTGTGTCCGAATTTGGTAAATTAGGTTTTGTTTTTGTGCAGTGCTGTGCGATGCTACCATGCGGAACACCTTATCGTGCACCCTCTGTTGCTCTCGTGAGTTAAATAAATATTTCTCTTTCCatctatattattattactagaaAATGGTGAAATTCATGCatgaaatattatttattttttaaattagttatattaattattttgttatttttgtttaatgTGCTATATCAACGCATAGTAATAGAAATGACGAAAtaagtaatattattaatttaaaatattttaaaaataaatttgaccatttattattattattattattattattattattattattattatctttccaTTAAAAAGGCTTTCTCTTTACAAATAATTTCTTTCACTTTCCTTTTCCTGTATCATTCcatctatttcaattttaaatcttgatttatgtttttatttactTGTCACATTTAATTCTTATATTCacttttaattaattagatttttCTATGTTGAATGTTGTATGTTTAAACAATTCTATATATACATCAAATTacatttatttttagataatcatTTATGTTATAGTTATAAGAcgttattatttttactaatatagcgatatataattaaacatatttataattttttattattaataaaattttatataatatataatatatatatttgcattttgttTTGACCGTTTGGATGGAGCCAAAAGCCATTCTTTATTCCTGCCAATGCTCTTGAAAATGTGGAAATACCAAAGTCTATAATGTAGAACCACAAATAAATAAGGTGAAAAGTCGGAtacagtcgacttcacctgagatTGATAACTGAGagttgttaaataaaaaattagtcaaatcatttaatgactctcaattatcaactttacgtgaagtcgatTACACCTGAATTTCTACTAATAAATAAagaatgaaaatgtgaaagaaaccTAAAAATCTTATTCACTTGTTAACTTAAATAGTTGATCAAGCTAGTAGCTACAAGAAAAAccctatttttttcattttggtAAAGGAACTTTTCTCCTTACTTTTGGAAAGAAGGCCAATCATTCTTTTTTCTCACGCATAATCAAATTAAACCTGTATTTCATTTCTTTTAGAAAACTAGTCTTATGATATGATTGATATCTTTGAAATTAACATTTTTTACGATAAACTTTTTCTCTAAAAATGATATAATCAGCTGCCATTTTTTGCTCTTCTACCAATAATATAAAATAGTAGTTATATATATTAGATATGTCAATAAAACAACATAAATAAGGAGtggggaaaataaataaataaagaaggttGGTCAAATGAGGTGGTAAGGGGGTGATGAAGCACGAGATATGGATCTGGGAGGAATTGTTTAAAGCAAGAAAAGGTGGATCTAAATGgaattaatatatgtgatttgAATGAATGTATCTTAGAGAGATTTGTTGGAGTGATttgaaccaaaaagaaaaaaccaaaaattgATTGGAGCGATCACCGACGATCACCACGGGACCAATGAGATTTATTTCATTACCTGTTACGTCCCAATGAGTATGGGTCCTTTCAAATTTAATAATTCCTGGGACTCTTATTTCCACGTGGGACCAGCCCTGttcccattattattattattattattattattattattattattattgtgcaaATGCAACAATTTTACGTGTTTAAGGGCAATAAAAATGCTGACATTTAGTGCACAAAGAAAAGTTATTTGTTCATTGCTTATAATTAAAGGAATTAGTTTTGGGCTTAATGTAATGTAAAAGCGTGTTCATAATGCTAACTAGTGGCAATTGCACATCATTTTAAGCGAAGGAAAAGTGGAaacttgaaaataaaaaagacacCACAGGGGGAAAGAAAACGTTTTAACCacataaaaggaaaagaaacagcACCTACGGAAAACAGAACAGAGAGACCAAGATGGGTAGATTTTAGATAGATGGTCGATCTAAATATAAGGAGACATAGTTGTCAGATCTACCATCGAGAAAAATGGATCAAAGGAAATGATTAATTATTTGGAAAAAAGCAGATGAAAGTATAATCTAGCTATTAAGGAACTATAGCACGTGCTTATTTTATTAGATTTGTACTTAACCTAGTGTCACTACTGTCCAATAAAAACCGCGGCTAATATAAGTTCAAAAGtacaaaaatacaatagtaacGAGGAGTACCGTCATAACTAGTTAGATCTTAATAATTAGAGCATGATCAAGTGACGATGGAAGTAATCAATTAATACTGGCctaaagttttttatttatattattttcccATTTTTCTCAAATGCTTCGTGTCACCGACATAGAATAGCGGTGAAAATATGTGACCTCGGGCACACGGAGATGAAATAGAAAAAAGCATGTACTTTATCTTGTCTGATATCTTTATCAAGTGAGGTATACACACCCAACTGCTATCTGTTAACAACTATTGGCAAAGTCGTTTTCTTGCACAAGAAGCATTCTCGTTCACTACTAGTTGTAGCATAGTCTATTTTTTGAAATAGAATGGAATGAATTATTAATGTTAAAAACACCATTATGAATGTTTAAGTATTTTGGAAATCATGAACTGAATTGCTTCTGCTCTTTTCTTTCAGTCTCTCTTTGTAAGGGCAACAGTagaataatgacttatttaaatttttatatgtacaTTCATTTCTACCGAACCAATGCtactttattatttcaaaaatattaatcCTACTACATATTCATCCTCCTCCTAACATTGCTCACAGTTCCAGAACTGGTTCAGAGAATTAAattgattgaataaaaaataatgactTGTTGAAGTAAATTTATGGAGGTAAAGAATCTAGAATTTCAATTATCTACATTTGCAACTTGGAAGTTTCCTCCTCCACAATGTACGAGTCTCATCGGAAATCATGGTTTCAGTGGAACTGATTTCGAAGCATCCAGATGGTTAAGCCGGACGGTTCCAAGAAGAAATTCAGGGAGCTCTTCCCGAGTATTTCCCTGAAACAGGATGCATGTCACACCTATTAGCACAGAGGCATAAAAGAAACTGATCTGATAACCACCCAACGGCATTGTTCTGAAGATGATTCAAATACAAGAATTTAGGAGTTTTTAATGATATggtatttcaatttttttcacaaaacttaatttaaagaaagaaaaagaacaagatcATTCTACCTGTACTAAAAAGGCCATCTCAATAACCAGATGGCTGAGGTACCCAAGGACAAGACTCACCACACCTCTTGCGACAGTTGATGATCCAATATCAATCCCAAGCTGCAATGGATATTATGATTTCAAGATGAGCACTAGTTAAAAGTTTGATCACTTCTATGCATGATGCACACATCCACATAGCCTCTATTATTTCTTGAATTCCTACCATTTTTTTCAGTAAATTACACAAATATCCCCTGATATTAAGTGATATTACATATGATACTCCTTAATTTGTAAGAGTATACACAAACCTTTTCCTGATATTTAAGTAATATTACTCCTAATACTCTTACTCTTGAATTTATAAAATGTGAGGGAGTTTAAATTGATGGATGTCATGTGTAGTATCATTTAACATAAGATATAGCAACCAAAGATCATATGCTAATTGTTTTAACTTTCTAAATTAGTTGCAACCCATGTACTCTCCATTAGTTATGCAAAATTTACCTCCAAATAGTTCTTCCCCTGAAAATAGTGGATTTCCAATGCTTGACCAACTAGGCATGCCTTCTTCCCTACACTCTGCTTTACAATCCATGAACCCTGAAACAAACTTGTGTAACTCTTAGTCTCTTACTATCCATGGATTAAACAAACGGAAAAATAATAGTTTTTGCCTCCTTGAAGAGGACCTTATCAACATAGCTATTACTAATCACAGATTAAAAAGGAACATTACTCAAGAGACAAGTGAttggttgaaaaagaaaattaggaaaaggcacgttcacattttaaaaaatgtttCTACAAAATCTGCACAGGGTCAAGAAATGGCTAGGGTCAAATGCAAGCTGCAATGTGAGAGGATTCTAACCCAATGCATTATTTAAGATAATCTTAATTTGGATTAAAAGGAGATTCTTATACCATTTacttattttgtgtattttgggTTGTACAACTAGAGTTAATTGTGCACCAGCAATTAACTATACTAACCTTAGATATATATGGTATAAGTTTAAATCTCGAATTTCTGAAGGCATCATCACCCTTTATAAAACTATCTAGCAAGGGAGCATCTTCCACAGGGGTATTCATCATATAGTATAGTGCAAGGCTATATGTAGTAGAACCTGGAACCTGGATCATAGAAACGCCTAAATAAGGGTTATGCAAATATTTTTAGTCAACAAAAGCACAACCTACTAACTAACCTGAATGTTTATAATGAAGAAGAACTCAGGCCCACCCTGTGCTGCATATTTCTGCAAGTATATACTTCATGTTTTAGTTGATAATCAATGACAATGACAAATCATAATGAACATTCAAGAAATGAAGACCACAAGAATGGAAATGAAGCACCTGCACAATGCTCCCAGGACGGCCGGCAAGATCATCTTCCCTTCTATCAGATCTCAGCCAATCTGCAGCAACCAATTGCATCAAGGTTCCCTTTGCTTTAACCTAGTGATAAAAAAAAAGCCAACCAAAGAATAAACATGAAAACTAAGCATGTCATACCACTTCGGAAATTttgaaaggactgcagatgtttgGCTTGATTAGTAATTACATCAATAGCAAAAAACCTAACACATAAATCTAACTGCTATTTATTCGGTAGATTAGGAGTTAGTGTATTTCAACACATACTGTAGGAGGAAAAGACAATATCTAATGCTTGATCAGCCCATAATAGATTGTTGAAgtaatggaaaatagaaaaaggTGAAAGCAAGGAACTGCCAAAATAGCTTTTCCCACTTTATGTTTTGTTGATAACATCATGTAAGTGATAAGGAGTTGTTGCTTATACCTTCTTGCCGTCAACTAGATAATTTTCTCCACGAATCAGGAATGTAGAAGGATCTGTTTCTGTCAAACTGCAAGGTAAAGTACAAGTAGGATCTTTTGGAAGAGTGGATCCATAGGCACATGAGATACTCTCTTCCCTGGCCATCTCATGCAAGTCTACATAACCCCTCTTCTGAACTGTAGTGGATTTGTTTGTAGTCATTGTTAATCAAAGAATAATTAAACCTGGATAATGCGATATAACACCAAAGATAAAACTAAGTACCTGCAAGGTCATGCAATCTTCTCACGAAACTAGCTGCAGTTGATAACTTCTGGTTTTTCCAGTAGAATATGTTAAAGGGAGAAAAGCCGCAAATGAGATGAGCAACCCAGCATCATAAAAAGTGTTTATGACATACAAAGTTAAAATTTCTCAAACACAGCCCTGCCTGTATGCGCATCTCTTGGAATGTCATGGGAGGTGGTGAACCCAATGGGTTTTGACAAGATAAACGCTAAATTGCTGGACTATATGGAAAATGCATATTAAAACATACTTAAATAGTAGCATACACTCCCGGCCCTTGAAATCCCTTGGTATGTCGTAAGTGTCAATTATTAAACAAACTATTTCAAACAGCTTTTACCTGAGTCTTTTGGTGACTACATTCGGCCATCCATTCATTTTCTGGCTCATCACAATCCGATGGTTCTAGAACATCGTAAAACTTGTCATCTGCATCATTCATACTAACAAGGCTTGCACGCTCTGCTTGTGTTTGATCTACTTCTTCATCAAAATTATCATTAGCGTCCTCATCTCCAGCCTGAATTTCGGTATCAGAGCTTATTTCTCCTCCATTTAGACGAAGCCCACTTTTTCTTATCAATTCTCCAGATGAATAATCAGATGGAGGACAATTTCCTAGCTTAGCTTTCAATAACTCCCGTAATGCTGCAAATTTATAAGTTAATACGAACTTTAATACTAATGATCCAATTAAATACGCTAATATCTATTATCTGGTGACATAAAATAAATGTAGACAGCTAAGTAAGGATATAATACTAAGTTATGTCCACTAGTATAAACTTATTTGCAAAATAAGACTACCAGCAACTCTGCCAAGCATTTTAATCGTAATGGAACGTGCTGAAGAAGGTTTAATATAAGATCTCCATGACTTCCAATCAATAGCAAGCATATGCTTTACAACCGATTGCTTTCCTTTGTTCACTGGTGATACAACATAACCTCCACCTACAAGAGAATGTAAGTTGTCACATTCAGCTACTTGTATACATAACTTTTCCTATAGATACCATACCAACAACTTCCAGAATTAAGAtaacagaaaaagaaaacaattatATGATTCTAGATTTCCGATATTAAGTTATATAATATCCGATTTGCTAGAGTACCAGACAGGCTAATAGAATAGATTTGAAGAATAGGCTCTATC
This region of Arachis hypogaea cultivar Tifrunner chromosome 8, arahy.Tifrunner.gnm2.J5K5, whole genome shotgun sequence genomic DNA includes:
- the LOC112706802 gene encoding protein ENHANCED DISEASE RESISTANCE 2-like isoform X5, whose amino-acid sequence is MASTSSATATDGDAAAAGGRMEGWLYLIRSNRIGLQFSRKRYFVLDGNNLRSFKSSANQDPVRSAIVDSCIRVMDNGRESINRKVFFMFTLYNSSNHNDRLKLGASRPEEAARWIQSIHEASLKGVPDTGDEAIGCSKRRWQSFRLSGSSSRCHPNSVDWTASSFDVIAPSPWTIFGCQNGLRLFKEAKDRDSVAKKWDDHPAIMAVGVVDGTSEAVFQTLMSLGPSRSEWDFCFYKGSVVEHLDGHTDIIHKQLYSDWLPWGMKRRDLLLRRYWRREDDGTYVILYHSVFHKKCPPQNGYVRACLKSGGYVVSPVNKGKQSVVKHMLAIDWKSWRSYIKPSSARSITIKMLGRVAALRELLKAKLGNCPPSDYSSGELIRKSGLRLNGGEISSDTEIQAGDEDANDNFDEEVDQTQAERASLVSMNDADDKFYDVLEPSDCDEPENEWMAECSHQKTQKLSTAASFVRRLHDLAVQKRGYVDLHEMAREESISCAYGSTLPKDPTCTLPCSLTETDPSTFLIRGENYLVDGKKVKAKGTLMQLVAADWLRSDRREDDLAGRPGSIVQKYAAQGGPEFFFIINIQGSWIVKQSVGKKACLVGQALEIHYFQGKNYLELGIDIGSSTVARGVVSLVLGYLSHLVIEMAFLVQNNAVGWLSDQFLLCLCANRCDMHPVSGKYSGRAP
- the LOC112706802 gene encoding protein ENHANCED DISEASE RESISTANCE 2-like isoform X3 gives rise to the protein MASTSSATATDGDAAAAGGRMEGWLYLIRSNRIGLQFSRKRYFVLDGNNLRSFKSSANQDPVRSAIVDSCIRVMDNGRESINRKVFFMFTLYNSSNHNDRLKLGASRPEEAARWIQSIHEASLKGVPDTGDEAIGCSKRRWQSFRLSGSSSRCHPNSVDWTASSFDVIAPSPWTIFGCQNGLRLFKEAKDRDSVAKKWDDHPAIMAVGVVDGTSEAVFQTLMSLGPSRSEWDFCFYKGSVVEHLDGHTDIIHKQLYSDWLPWGMKRRDLLLRRYWRREDDGTYVILYHSVFHKKCPPQNGYVRACLKSGGYVVSPVNKGKQSVVKHMLAIDWKSWRSYIKPSSARSITIKMLGRVAALRELLKAKLGNCPPSDYSSGELIRKSGLRLNGGEISSDTEIQAGDEDANDNFDEEVDQTQAERASLVSMNDADDKFYDVLEPSDCDEPENEWMAECSHQKTQKLSTAASFVRRLHDLAVQKRGYVDLHEMAREESISCAYGSTLPKDPTCTLPCSLTETDPSTFLIRGENYLVDGKKVKAKGTLMQLVAADWLRSDRREDDLAGRPGSIVQKYAAQGGPEFFFIINIQVPGSTTYSLALYYMMNTPVEDAPLLDSFIKGDDAFRNSRFKLIPYISKGSWIVKQSVGKKACLVGQALEIHYFQGKNYLELGIDIGSSTVARGVVSLVLGYLSHLVIEMAFLVQGNTREELPEFLLGTVRLNHLDASKSVPLKP
- the LOC112706802 gene encoding protein ENHANCED DISEASE RESISTANCE 2-like isoform X2 — encoded protein: MASTSSATATDGDAAAAGGRMEGWLYLIRSNRIGLQFSRKRYFVLDGNNLRSFKSSANQDPVRSAIVDSCIRVMDNGRESINRKVFFMFTLYNSSNHNDRLKLGASRPEEAARWIQSIHEASLKGVPDTGDEAIGCSKRRWQSFRLSGSSSRCHPNSVDWTASSFDVIAPSPWTIFGCQNGLRLFKEAKDRDSVAKKWDDHPAIMAVGVVDGTSEAVFQTLMSLGPSRSEWDFCFYKGSVVEHLDGHTDIIHKQLYSDWLPWGMKRRDLLLRRYWRREDDGTYVILYHSVFHKKCPPQNGYVRACLKSGGYVVSPVNKGKQSVVKHMLAIDWKSWRSYIKPSSARSITIKMLGRVAALRELLKAKLGNCPPSDYSSGELIRKSGLRLNGGEISSDTEIQAGDEDANDNFDEEVDQTQAERASLVSMNDADDKFYDVLEPSDCDEPENEWMAECSHQKTQLSTAASFVRRLHDLAVQKRGYVDLHEMAREESISCAYGSTLPKDPTCTLPCSLTETDPSTFLIRGENYLVDGKKVKAKGTLMQLVAADWLRSDRREDDLAGRPGSIVQKYAAQGGPEFFFIINIQVPGSTTYSLALYYMMNTPVEDAPLLDSFIKGDDAFRNSRFKLIPYISKGSWIVKQSVGKKACLVGQALEIHYFQGKNYLELGIDIGSSTVARGVVSLVLGYLSHLVIEMAFLVQNNAVGWLSDQFLLCLCANRCDMHPVSGKYSGRAP
- the LOC112706802 gene encoding protein ENHANCED DISEASE RESISTANCE 2-like isoform X8; the encoded protein is MASTSSATATDGDAAAAGGRMEGWLYLIRSNRIGLQFSRKRYFVLDGNNLRSFKSSANQDPVRSAIVDSCIRVMDNGRESINRKVFFMFTLYNSSNHNDRLKLGASRPEEAARWIQSIHEASLKGVPDTGDEAIGCSKRRWQSFRLSGSSSRCHPNSVDWTASSFDVIAPSPWTIFGCQNGLRLFKEAKDRDSVAKKWDDHPAIMAVGVVDGTSEAVFQTLMSLGPSRSEWDFCFYKGSVVEHLDGHTDIIHKQLYSDWLPWGMKRRDLLLRRYWRREDDGTYVILYHSVFHKKCPPQNGYVRACLKSGGYVVSPVNKGKQSVVKHMLAIDWKSWRSYIKPSSARSITIKMLGRVAALRELLKAKLGNCPPSDYSSGELIRKSGLRLNGGEISSDTEIQAGDEDANDNFDEEVDQTQAERASLVSMNDADDKFYDVLEPSDCDEPENEWMAECSHQKTQLSTAASFVRRLHDLAVQKRGYVDLHEMAREESISCAYGSTLPKDPTCTLPCSLTETDPSTFLIRGENYLVDGKKVKAKGTLMQLVAADWLRSDRREDDLAGRPGSIVQKYAAQGGPEFFFIINIQGSWIVKQSVGKKACLVGQALEIHYFQGKNYLELGIDIGSSTVARGVVSLVLGYLSHLVIEMAFLVQGNTREELPEFLLGTVRLNHLDASKSVPLKP
- the LOC112706802 gene encoding protein ENHANCED DISEASE RESISTANCE 2-like isoform X4, with translation MASTSSATATDGDAAAAGGRMEGWLYLIRSNRIGLQFSRKRYFVLDGNNLRSFKSSANQDPVRSAIVDSCIRVMDNGRESINRKVFFMFTLYNSSNHNDRLKLGASRPEEAARWIQSIHEASLKGVPDTGDEAIGCSKRRWQSFRLSGSSSRCHPNSVDWTASSFDVIAPSPWTIFGCQNGLRLFKEAKDRDSVAKKWDDHPAIMAVGVVDGTSEAVFQTLMSLGPSRSEWDFCFYKGSVVEHLDGHTDIIHKQLYSDWLPWGMKRRDLLLRRYWRREDDGTYVILYHSVFHKKCPPQNGYVRACLKSGGYVVSPVNKGKQSVVKHMLAIDWKSWRSYIKPSSARSITIKMLGRVAALRELLKAKLGNCPPSDYSSGELIRKSGLRLNGGEISSDTEIQAGDEDANDNFDEEVDQTQAERASLVSMNDADDKFYDVLEPSDCDEPENEWMAECSHQKTQLSTAASFVRRLHDLAVQKRGYVDLHEMAREESISCAYGSTLPKDPTCTLPCSLTETDPSTFLIRGENYLVDGKKVKAKGTLMQLVAADWLRSDRREDDLAGRPGSIVQKYAAQGGPEFFFIINIQVPGSTTYSLALYYMMNTPVEDAPLLDSFIKGDDAFRNSRFKLIPYISKGSWIVKQSVGKKACLVGQALEIHYFQGKNYLELGIDIGSSTVARGVVSLVLGYLSHLVIEMAFLVQGNTREELPEFLLGTVRLNHLDASKSVPLKP
- the LOC112706802 gene encoding protein ENHANCED DISEASE RESISTANCE 2-like isoform X6; its protein translation is MASTSSATATDGDAAAAGGRMEGWLYLIRSNRIGLQFSRKRYFVLDGNNLRSFKSSANQDPVRSAIVDSCIRVMDNGRESINRKVFFMFTLYNSSNHNDRLKLGASRPEEAARWIQSIHEASLKGVPDTGDEAIGCSKRRWQSFRLSGSSSRCHPNSVDWTASSFDVIAPSPWTIFGCQNGLRLFKEAKDRDSVAKKWDDHPAIMAVGVVDGTSEAVFQTLMSLGPSRSEWDFCFYKGSVVEHLDGHTDIIHKQLYSDWLPWGMKRRDLLLRRYWRREDDGTYVILYHSVFHKKCPPQNGYVRACLKSGGYVVSPVNKGKQSVVKHMLAIDWKSWRSYIKPSSARSITIKMLGRVAALRELLKAKLGNCPPSDYSSGELIRKSGLRLNGGEISSDTEIQAGDEDANDNFDEEVDQTQAERASLVSMNDADDKFYDVLEPSDCDEPENEWMAECSHQKTQLSTAASFVRRLHDLAVQKRGYVDLHEMAREESISCAYGSTLPKDPTCTLPCSLTETDPSTFLIRGENYLVDGKKVKAKGTLMQLVAADWLRSDRREDDLAGRPGSIVQKYAAQGGPEFFFIINIQGSWIVKQSVGKKACLVGQALEIHYFQGKNYLELGIDIGSSTVARGVVSLVLGYLSHLVIEMAFLVQNNAVGWLSDQFLLCLCANRCDMHPVSGKYSGRAP
- the LOC112706802 gene encoding protein ENHANCED DISEASE RESISTANCE 2-like isoform X7, producing the protein MASTSSATATDGDAAAAGGRMEGWLYLIRSNRIGLQFSRKRYFVLDGNNLRSFKSSANQDPVRSAIVDSCIRVMDNGRESINRKVFFMFTLYNSSNHNDRLKLGASRPEEAARWIQSIHEASLKGVPDTGDEAIGCSKRRWQSFRLSGSSSRCHPNSVDWTASSFDVIAPSPWTIFGCQNGLRLFKEAKDRDSVAKKWDDHPAIMAVGVVDGTSEAVFQTLMSLGPSRSEWDFCFYKGSVVEHLDGHTDIIHKQLYSDWLPWGMKRRDLLLRRYWRREDDGTYVILYHSVFHKKCPPQNGYVRACLKSGGYVVSPVNKGKQSVVKHMLAIDWKSWRSYIKPSSARSITIKMLGRVAALRELLKAKLGNCPPSDYSSGELIRKSGLRLNGGEISSDTEIQAGDEDANDNFDEEVDQTQAERASLVSMNDADDKFYDVLEPSDCDEPENEWMAECSHQKTQKLSTAASFVRRLHDLAVQKRGYVDLHEMAREESISCAYGSTLPKDPTCTLPCSLTETDPSTFLIRGENYLVDGKKVKAKGTLMQLVAADWLRSDRREDDLAGRPGSIVQKYAAQGGPEFFFIINIQGSWIVKQSVGKKACLVGQALEIHYFQGKNYLELGIDIGSSTVARGVVSLVLGYLSHLVIEMAFLVQGNTREELPEFLLGTVRLNHLDASKSVPLKP
- the LOC112706802 gene encoding protein ENHANCED DISEASE RESISTANCE 2-like isoform X1 — translated: MASTSSATATDGDAAAAGGRMEGWLYLIRSNRIGLQFSRKRYFVLDGNNLRSFKSSANQDPVRSAIVDSCIRVMDNGRESINRKVFFMFTLYNSSNHNDRLKLGASRPEEAARWIQSIHEASLKGVPDTGDEAIGCSKRRWQSFRLSGSSSRCHPNSVDWTASSFDVIAPSPWTIFGCQNGLRLFKEAKDRDSVAKKWDDHPAIMAVGVVDGTSEAVFQTLMSLGPSRSEWDFCFYKGSVVEHLDGHTDIIHKQLYSDWLPWGMKRRDLLLRRYWRREDDGTYVILYHSVFHKKCPPQNGYVRACLKSGGYVVSPVNKGKQSVVKHMLAIDWKSWRSYIKPSSARSITIKMLGRVAALRELLKAKLGNCPPSDYSSGELIRKSGLRLNGGEISSDTEIQAGDEDANDNFDEEVDQTQAERASLVSMNDADDKFYDVLEPSDCDEPENEWMAECSHQKTQKLSTAASFVRRLHDLAVQKRGYVDLHEMAREESISCAYGSTLPKDPTCTLPCSLTETDPSTFLIRGENYLVDGKKVKAKGTLMQLVAADWLRSDRREDDLAGRPGSIVQKYAAQGGPEFFFIINIQVPGSTTYSLALYYMMNTPVEDAPLLDSFIKGDDAFRNSRFKLIPYISKGSWIVKQSVGKKACLVGQALEIHYFQGKNYLELGIDIGSSTVARGVVSLVLGYLSHLVIEMAFLVQNNAVGWLSDQFLLCLCANRCDMHPVSGKYSGRAP